A stretch of DNA from Agrobacterium cucumeris:
GACATCGACCATGTCGTAGAGGAAGATGCCCGGCATTTCCTTCAGCATCAGCTCATGGAACTCGTCGAAAATCTTCTGGCGCTTCGTCTGGTCGGCCTCGACATAGGCCGCCTTCATCAGCTCGATCGCCTTCGGATCGTCCCACATCAGGGAGGCGTTCTTGTCCTTGTTGCCGACATAGAAGGCATACATCAGCGCCGGGTCGAGGCGCGGGGCGACCGACTGCGAGATCACCTGATAATTGCCGGAGCGACGGCGATCGACCTGAGTGGCATAATCCAGCACCTCGATCTGCACGTTGAGACCCGCCTGCTGCATCATCGCCTGCGCCATGACGGCGGCCGGGAAGCTCGGCACGTTGCCACGCTTGTTGGCGATGATGGAGATCGGCTCGCCCTTGTAACCGGCCGCCTCGAGTTCTTTTTTCGCGGCCTCGATGTCATAGGCCGGACGCTTTTTCTGGGTCTCGTCGAAATACACCGAGTCCTGCGAGACCATCGAGCCGTTGGCTTCACCCGTGCCGTTCGATGCGGCAGCAACCAGTTCATCGAGATCGAGCGCCATCGCCATGGCGCGGCGCACACCTGGATTACTCAGCACCTTGTCGCGGGTCTGGATGTAGAACAGGTTCTTGCCGTTGTTGCGGGCAACGATGAGCTGCATCTTGTCATTGGTCTTGAATTCCGGAATGAGATCGGGGGAAATCTCGGCCGTGTCGAGCACACCGGATTCAAGGCCCGCCTTCACCGTCGAAGCATCCGGAATGACCATGAATTTGATGCCATCGGCAAGCGGCCGCTTGGAGCCGACCATGCCGTCAGGCTTACCGTCATTTGCCGGCGAAACATAATCGGCAAATTTGGCGAGGCGGATATATTCGCCTTTCTTCCATTCGTCCCACTGGAACGGACCGGTGCCGATCGGCTTGACGAAACTGCCGTCGGCAGCAACCGATTCCGGCGAGATCATGCCGGTATAACCGCATTCCGGCCGAGACATCAGGCCGAGGAAAACG
This window harbors:
- a CDS encoding ABC transporter substrate-binding protein; the encoded protein is MKKLLLAGVALLVTANIAAARDVTIAQSSDLRSNNPGVNRDGNTDGVILHIVEGLVGYNNAGEVKPLLAESVEVAPDGLTYTFKLRKDVKFHNGKPLTAEDVAWNWTRYLKPETKWTCLNDFAEGGAAHVTGVEATDASTVEITLEKPSAVFLGLMSRPECGYTGMISPESVAADGSFVKPIGTGPFQWDEWKKGEYIRLAKFADYVSPANDGKPDGMVGSKRPLADGIKFMVIPDASTVKAGLESGVLDTAEISPDLIPEFKTNDKMQLIVARNNGKNLFYIQTRDKVLSNPGVRRAMAMALDLDELVAAASNGTGEANGSMVSQDSVYFDETQKKRPAYDIEAAKKELEAAGYKGEPISIIANKRGNVPSFPAAVMAQAMMQQAGLNVQIEVLDYATQVDRRRSGNYQVISQSVAPRLDPALMYAFYVGNKDKNASLMWDDPKAIELMKAAYVEADQTKRQKIFDEFHELMLKEMPGIFLYDMVDVWGATKKLKGQPVWQSNARLWEVSVDN